TCAACGAAACCTACGTCCTTGTGCTCAAGGGCGCTCATAACCCCCACTACATTCCGCTTGGAACTGGCATCATAGGTGGGTGCAACGGAAACCTGCAGTTCCTCGCCTCCCCGCTGCACAGTCAGGTAGAGAGGCCTTCCCTCCTCACTGGCCTGAACAGCCTCGGTGAATTCAGTCCAGGTAGCAATGGCCTCGCCGTTTATGGAGAGCACCCTGTCCCCGTCCTTCAGTCCCGCCTCATAAGCAGGCTTGTCCGCCAGCACCGTGCCCAGGATGGGCTCCGGGTTCGGCGTGGAAACGCCGGAGAAGAAGAAAATGCCGAAGAAAAGGAAGATAGGCAGCAGGAAGTTCATGAAGACACCTGCCAGGATGACTACCATCCTGTGGCCCACGGGGCGCTCACAATAGCCCCGCTCCCCCGCATCATTCTCCTCTGGGTTCATGCCAGCGATGTCGTTGAAGCCTCCCAAAGGCACAACGCGGATAGAATATACCGTTTCTCCCCTCTTGAAAGAGCAGAGCTTAGGCCCAAAGCCGATGGCAAATTCGTCCACCCGCATGCCCGCCAGCTTGGCCGTAATGAAATGGCCCAGCTCATGCACCAGCACCAGCAGGCCTAAAACGAAGATAGTGGCCGCTATAGTAATTAACATTGTTTCACCGTCCTTTGCCTTCCCCTTGAGGGGAAGGTGTCAGCCGCAAGGCTGACGGATGAGGTGGCCTCCTATGGAAACTCAACCCCAGCGAGACACCTCATCCACCGCTTCGCGGTCCCCCTTCCCCTCAAGGGGAAGGCAGGAATTAGTATTACTGCTTTTTCAAAAGCCCCTTTGCAAACTCCCTGGCCCAGCGGTCTTCCTCGAAGAGCTCTTCCAGCTCCGGCTCCAGGATGGTTTCCCGCTTCAGCATGGTTTCCTCAATGATGTCGTAGATATCCAGGAAGTAAATATCCCCGGCCAGGAAAGCCGCTACCGCCACTTCATTGGCAGCGTTGAAGACGCAGGGCATGGTGCCGCCGATCTTGCCGGCTTCGTAGGCAAATTTCAGCCCCTTGAAGGTCTCCATATCAGGCTCACTGAAGGTCAGGTCCTTCATCTGCCAGAAGTCCAAGCGGGGCCAGGAGGCGGGCTGCCTCTCGGGATAAGTCAGGGCGTACTGGATGGGCAGCCGCATATCCGTGCTGCCCAGCTGAGCCATCACCGCACCATCCACGAACTGCACCATGGAGTGGATGATACTCTGGGGATGCACCACTACCTGAATCTTATCGTAGTCCACATCGTAAAGCCATTTGGCCTCGATGACTTCCAGCCCCTTGTTCACCAGGCTGGCGGAATCCACCGTGATCTTCCTGCCCATATTCCAGGTGGGATGGGCCAGCACCTGATCTACCGTCGCATTGCCTATTTCCTCCCGCTTCTTGCCGCGGAAGGGACCGCCGGAGCAGGTGAGCAGGAGCTTCTCAATCTTGGAGCTCTGCTCCCCCTGCAGGCACTGGAAGAAAGCACAGTGCTCGCTGTCTACGGGCAGGAGGCGTACCCCCTGCTCCTTCACCTTGCGGGTCACCAGCTCGCCGGCTACTACCAGAGTTTCCTTGTTGGCCAGAGCAATGTCCTTTTTCGCTTCCAAAGCCTTCATGGTGGGTTCCAGGCCGGCAAAGCCCATCATAGAAGTGACCACCGTCTGCACATCATCGTAGGCAGCTGCGTCAACAAAGGCCTGACGACCGCCTGCCAGCTGGGTCCTGCCCTTGTATCTCTCCTTCAGCCTCTGATAGGCAGCTTCATCGGAAAGCACCGCCAGCTCAGGCTGGAATTCTTCTATCTGTTTTTCCAGCAATTCATCGCTGGCATTGGCTGCCAGCACGGACACATGGAAAAGCTCCGGATGCTCCCGCACCACATCCAGAGTCTGGGTGCCGATGGAACCGGTGGAGCCTAGTATGGCTATATTCTTCATGAAAGAATTCCTCCTTAGCGGCCGAGCAACTCGAAAAATTGGGCAAAGAAATACACCAGCGGCGCAGTGAAGAGCACGCTGTCAAAGCGGTCCCAAATGCCGCCGTGTCCCGGGATGATATTGCCGGAATCCTTGATGCCCGTATGGCGCTTGGCCACGGATTCCACCAAGTCCCCCAAAGTGCCGAAAATGGCAATCAGCACACCCAGTAGAGCCATGAGAGGCAGCGGCAGGCCGAAGAAGGCTCCCAAGGCCACAGTCATGGCGGTGGTACCAACTACTGCCCCCACAGCCCCCTCAATGGTCTTGTTGGGGCTGATGGCAGGGCAGAGCTTGTGTTTTCCGATGGCAGAGCCCACGAAATAGGCAAAGCTGTCGCTGGACCAGGTGCCAATAAACATGACCCAGACCAGAGCGCAGCCGGGCTCAAAGGCTCCCAGTGATGTCTCTATAGGCGGCAGACCTGCTCCCAGCCCCCGCAGGGAAACAAGATGAGCAAAGGGCAGCCCCAGGTACATGATGCCCGCCGCCGACAGGCCCGCCGCCGGGAAGCTGACCTTGCCGTGCAGGAGAACAGTTTCCAAAAAGATAGCCAGCACAGCCAGTGTTATGACGGCGCCCATAACCTCTGCCTTGCCAAGCCAGGCACAGCCCCAAAGACCTACCAGGCCCAGGGTGCCCACCAGGAAGGAAAGGTGCTCCCCCTTCTGCCTGAAGGCTCTCACATACTCCACCCAGGCCAGGATGGCCAGCAGCAGCGCAAACAGGGCAAAGAGCTGCCCTCCCGTCTGTATGACCAAAGCCGCCAAGGCAATGCCGATGACGCCGGTGATGATTCTAACTAACAAATGAACAGCTCCTTATTTCTTATTAAGTCCCCCGAAGCGGCGGTCCCGATGGGCAAAATCCGTCATGGCCGCCACAAAATCCGCCGGGGTGAACTCAGGCCAGTTCTTGTCCGTAAAATAAAACTCCGCATAGGCAGACTGCCACAGCAGGAAATTGCTGAGGCGCTGGTCGCCGCTGGTGCGGATCATGAGATCCACTGGCGGGTCCCCTGCCGTGTCCAGCAGGCTCTCCACCAGCTCAGCATCCACTTCCTCCTGCTTCAGGCTGCCGGCGGCTGCCTGGGCAGCCACCCTCTGCATGACCCGGAGCAGTTCGTCCTGGCCGCCGTAGTTGGCCGCCACATTGAAGTGGATGCCTGTATTGTTTGCCATGAGCCTTTCGGCATCGCTCATCTGACGCTGCAGGCTCTTGGGCATGCCTTCCTTTTTTCCCAGGAAACGGATGCGCACATTGTCATCATGCATTTCCTGCAGCTCTTTTTCCAGATACTCGGCAAAGAGCTTCATGAGGAAGTCCACTTCCGTTGTGGGGCGCTTCCAGTTCTCTGTAGAGAAAGCATACACCGTCAAAGCATCCAGCCCCAGGCCGATGGCGGTGCTGAGAATGCCCTTGAGGGTCTTGACCCCGGCCTTGTGGCCGGCAGTGCGGATAAGCCCCTGGCCCTTGGCCCAGCGGCCGTTGCCGTCCATGATCACCGCCACATGGCGGGGCAGCTTCTCCCATTCAATGGGAGCAAAAAGTGGGTCATCCCGCTTGGGGATTTCCTTGTAGGCATCTGCGCTGCCAAATATTTTTTTCCACATATATGTGAACCTCTTGGATTTAATCTCTAAATAGCATAAAGGCAGGCCCCTCTGAATGAGAAGGGCCTGCCCTGCAGGATTTCGTCCAGCTTCTCCTTAATCTTGACGATTATTCCGGAGCAGAGATGGCCGATACAGGGCAGCCTGCTGCGCAGGCGCCGCACTCGACGCACTTATCTGGATCGATCTCGTAATGAGCGCTGCCTTCGCTGATAGCCTCCACGGGGCAAGTAGCCGCGCAAGCGCCGCAGGAAATGCAGTCATCACCGATCTTGTATGCCATTATCTTACACCTCCTTATCTTGGTGACCCTGGACACTAGGTATTACCTTGGCCCCCAGTGTCACTTTGATGCCCTGCCCATGCTCTTGCACACGCAGGACGTACAGACGCTGCTCGTCTGTCTTGAAAAAATCACGCACGGGGCGTGTAATTTCCCGTTCATAAGGTACACCCGAATCCTGCAGGAGAGCTTCTGCCTCCTCCCAGGGCAGGGCGACAAGCGATTGGCAGTCCATCAGACTTCCATGACCTCTTTTTCCTTGGCAGCCCGGGCAGAATCCACCAGCTTGATGTACTTGTCCACCAGCTTCTGGACATCTTCCTGCCCCTTCTTGGACTCGTCCTCGGTGATTTCCTTGGCCTTCTCCAGCTTCTTGATAGCCTCGTTGCCATCGCGGCGCACATTGCGCATAGCCACCTTGGCCTCCTCGGCCTTCTTGTTCACCGTCTTGACGATTTCCTTGCGGCGTTCCTGGGTAGGCTGGGGAATGGACAGGCGGATGGCAGTGCCGTCAGAGTTGGGAGACAGGCCCAGGTCAGACTTCATGATAGCCACTTCGATGTCGTGGAGGATAGTCTTCTCCCAAGGCTGGATGACAATCATGTGAGGCTCGGGCACTGAGACCTTGGCCACCTGGTTCACAGGGGTAGGCGTGCCATAATACTCCACCATGACCTTGTCCAGCAGGGACGGAGTAGCGCGGCCTGCACGGAGGGTGCCGAACTCACGCTTCACAGCCTCCAGGGATTTCTTCATGCGTTCTTCTTCATTTGCCAGGATTTCTTTTACGGTAGCCATTACTCTTTCCCTCCTACGGTGGTGCCAATCTCCTCGCCCAAAGCCGCACGGGCGATGTTTTCATGGTCGTCGATGTTGAAGACCACCAGCTGGATCTTGTTGTCCATGCACAGGCTGGTAGCCGTGGAGTCCATCACAGCCAGACCCTGGTTCAGGATGTCGATATAAGCCAGATGGTCGTACTTCTTGGCGTCGGGGTTCTTGTTGGGGTCAGAATCGTAGATGCCGTCAGTGCCCTTCTTGGCCATGAGGATCACGTCTGCCTCTACCTCAGCAGCCCGCAGGGCAGCAGTAGTATCGGTAGAGAAGTAGGGATTGCCCGTACCTGCACCAAAGATGACCACACGGCCCTTTTCCATGTGACGGATGGCCTTGCGGCGGATATAAGGCTCTGCCACCTGGCGCATCTCGATGGCAGTCTGGACACGAGTGTCCACATCGATTTTCTCCAGAGCATCCTGCAGGGCCAAAGAGTTCATGACAGTAGCCAGCATGCCCATATAATCAGCAGAGGCACGGTCCATGCCCT
This genomic interval from Selenomonas sp. AB3002 contains the following:
- the rseP gene encoding RIP metalloprotease RseP, which produces MLITIAATIFVLGLLVLVHELGHFITAKLAGMRVDEFAIGFGPKLCSFKRGETVYSIRVVPLGGFNDIAGMNPEENDAGERGYCERPVGHRMVVILAGVFMNFLLPIFLFFGIFFFSGVSTPNPEPILGTVLADKPAYEAGLKDGDRVLSINGEAIATWTEFTEAVQASEEGRPLYLTVQRGGEELQVSVAPTYDASSKRNVVGVMSALEHKDVGFVDSVTMAVQKTGYLMYMMVDALYRLLLELSGKDLAGPIGVAQMAGEVAQMGIVPLLNFTAFLSINLGLVNLFPIPALDGGHFITLCIEAVRGKPLSPKALYYMQSVGVGLLILLMLFATANDIMRVFVGG
- a CDS encoding 1-deoxy-D-xylulose-5-phosphate reductoisomerase, coding for MKNIAILGSTGSIGTQTLDVVREHPELFHVSVLAANASDELLEKQIEEFQPELAVLSDEAAYQRLKERYKGRTQLAGGRQAFVDAAAYDDVQTVVTSMMGFAGLEPTMKALEAKKDIALANKETLVVAGELVTRKVKEQGVRLLPVDSEHCAFFQCLQGEQSSKIEKLLLTCSGGPFRGKKREEIGNATVDQVLAHPTWNMGRKITVDSASLVNKGLEVIEAKWLYDVDYDKIQVVVHPQSIIHSMVQFVDGAVMAQLGSTDMRLPIQYALTYPERQPASWPRLDFWQMKDLTFSEPDMETFKGLKFAYEAGKIGGTMPCVFNAANEVAVAAFLAGDIYFLDIYDIIEETMLKRETILEPELEELFEEDRWAREFAKGLLKKQ
- a CDS encoding phosphatidate cytidylyltransferase, whose amino-acid sequence is MLVRIITGVIGIALAALVIQTGGQLFALFALLLAILAWVEYVRAFRQKGEHLSFLVGTLGLVGLWGCAWLGKAEVMGAVITLAVLAIFLETVLLHGKVSFPAAGLSAAGIMYLGLPFAHLVSLRGLGAGLPPIETSLGAFEPGCALVWVMFIGTWSSDSFAYFVGSAIGKHKLCPAISPNKTIEGAVGAVVGTTAMTVALGAFFGLPLPLMALLGVLIAIFGTLGDLVESVAKRHTGIKDSGNIIPGHGGIWDRFDSVLFTAPLVYFFAQFFELLGR
- a CDS encoding isoprenyl transferase, which produces MWKKIFGSADAYKEIPKRDDPLFAPIEWEKLPRHVAVIMDGNGRWAKGQGLIRTAGHKAGVKTLKGILSTAIGLGLDALTVYAFSTENWKRPTTEVDFLMKLFAEYLEKELQEMHDDNVRIRFLGKKEGMPKSLQRQMSDAERLMANNTGIHFNVAANYGGQDELLRVMQRVAAQAAAGSLKQEEVDAELVESLLDTAGDPPVDLMIRTSGDQRLSNFLLWQSAYAEFYFTDKNWPEFTPADFVAAMTDFAHRDRRFGGLNKK
- a CDS encoding 4Fe-4S binding protein, whose product is MAYKIGDDCISCGACAATCPVEAISEGSAHYEIDPDKCVECGACAAGCPVSAISAPE
- the frr gene encoding ribosome recycling factor — translated: MATVKEILANEEERMKKSLEAVKREFGTLRAGRATPSLLDKVMVEYYGTPTPVNQVAKVSVPEPHMIVIQPWEKTILHDIEVAIMKSDLGLSPNSDGTAIRLSIPQPTQERRKEIVKTVNKKAEEAKVAMRNVRRDGNEAIKKLEKAKEITEDESKKGQEDVQKLVDKYIKLVDSARAAKEKEVMEV
- the pyrH gene encoding UMP kinase, encoding METAKYKRVVLKLSGESLAGDQGFGINPEVVEDIARQIKVIRDHGVDVAIVVGGGNIWRGLSGSAKGMDRASADYMGMLATVMNSLALQDALEKIDVDTRVQTAIEMRQVAEPYIRRKAIRHMEKGRVVIFGAGTGNPYFSTDTTAALRAAEVEADVILMAKKGTDGIYDSDPNKNPDAKKYDHLAYIDILNQGLAVMDSTATSLCMDNKIQLVVFNIDDHENIARAALGEEIGTTVGGKE